From a single Chitinophagaceae bacterium genomic region:
- the dnaN gene encoding DNA polymerase III subunit beta — protein sequence MNFVASSNSLLKQLQSINGVVASNNLLPILEDFLFNLQDGKLHLTATDIDTSMSTEINVESKSNGKIAIPAKMLLEILKSLPEQPVNFNIDEESFSVELKSEYGKYKLAGENGDDFPKIPVEDDVKEIEISAETLFRGLTSTQLAVSDDELRPAMTGILFQIDENGLTMVSTDAHKLVRFRKTDIKTDKPAQFILPKKAAQLLRNNLTGEDSVVRVAFNNKHAFFTFKSMQIICRLIDAKFPDYNSVIPVENPFKMLIEKKDLTGSLKRVMIFSNKSTNQVSLKISGNNLKISGQDIEFYNEAQESLTCNYEGEDIEIGFNAKFLSEMLGVLETDQVSFNLSAPNRAALLFPDKQQENEDILMLIMPLMIRS from the coding sequence ATGAATTTTGTAGCATCCAGTAACTCCTTGTTAAAACAATTGCAATCAATCAATGGTGTTGTTGCTTCTAATAATTTACTTCCCATACTTGAAGATTTTTTATTTAATTTACAGGACGGGAAACTCCATTTAACAGCAACAGATATAGATACCAGCATGTCAACAGAAATAAATGTTGAATCAAAAAGTAACGGTAAAATTGCTATACCTGCAAAGATGTTACTCGAAATTTTGAAGTCATTACCCGAACAACCCGTTAACTTTAATATAGATGAAGAGAGCTTTTCTGTCGAACTGAAATCTGAATACGGAAAATATAAATTAGCCGGAGAAAATGGAGATGACTTTCCTAAAATACCGGTTGAGGATGATGTTAAAGAAATTGAAATCTCTGCAGAGACTCTATTCAGAGGATTAACTAGCACTCAGTTAGCTGTCAGCGACGATGAATTAAGGCCTGCAATGACAGGAATTTTGTTTCAGATTGATGAAAACGGCCTCACAATGGTAAGTACTGATGCTCATAAATTAGTTCGTTTTAGAAAAACTGATATAAAAACAGATAAGCCTGCTCAATTTATTTTACCTAAAAAAGCGGCTCAACTACTTAGAAACAACCTTACCGGAGAAGACAGTGTTGTAAGGGTAGCTTTCAACAATAAACATGCTTTTTTTACTTTCAAAAGTATGCAAATTATTTGCCGCTTAATCGATGCAAAATTTCCGGATTACAATAGTGTTATACCGGTTGAAAATCCTTTTAAAATGCTGATTGAGAAAAAAGACTTAACCGGGTCATTAAAAAGGGTAATGATATTTTCCAATAAAAGTACAAATCAGGTTTCTCTGAAAATTTCCGGCAACAACTTGAAAATTTCCGGACAAGATATTGAGTTTTACAATGAAGCTCAGGAATCTTTAACTTGTAATTACGAAGGGGAAGATATTGAAATTGGTTTTAATGCAAAATTCCTTTCCGAAATGCTGGGAGTATTAGAAACTGATCAGGTTTCATTTAATTTATCTGCTCCAAACAGGGCGGCCTTACTTTTCCCTGACAAGCAACAGGAAAATGAAGATATTCTTATGCTTATCATGCCTTTAATGATTCGCTCTTAA
- a CDS encoding peptidylprolyl isomerase, whose amino-acid sequence MTVEKNKVVALTYELSVSDAEETPQMVEKVEEDNPFKFTVGEGNVLESFENNLMGKTPGDEFKFTIESTEGYGNYDPQAVAKVPLEVFSVEGVDKNELLKEGNVVPMQDNQGNRLQGRVMDVGNEDVTMDFNHPLAGKNLHFKGTIVGVE is encoded by the coding sequence ATGACAGTCGAAAAAAACAAAGTTGTTGCATTAACCTACGAATTAAGTGTAAGTGATGCTGAAGAAACCCCGCAGATGGTTGAAAAAGTTGAAGAAGATAATCCTTTTAAATTTACTGTTGGCGAAGGCAATGTTTTGGAATCTTTTGAAAACAATCTAATGGGAAAAACCCCCGGAGATGAGTTTAAATTTACAATAGAGTCCACAGAAGGATATGGAAATTATGATCCGCAAGCAGTTGCAAAAGTGCCTTTGGAAGTATTTTCTGTAGAAGGTGTTGACAAGAATGAATTATTAAAGGAAGGCAATGTGGTTCCTATGCAGGATAATCAAGGAAATCGTTTGCAAGGAAGAGTAATGGATGTAGGAAACGAAGACGTTACTATGGACTTTAACCATCCTTTAGCCGGTAAAAACCTGCATTTTAAAGGAACTATCGTTGGAGTAGAATAA
- a CDS encoding bifunctional UDP-N-acetylmuramoyl-tripeptide:D-alanyl-D-alanine ligase/alanine racemase: MDFLITNEKILENFTIKEIAEITNAKTFGYSHNRVIQSFLTDSRQLTDPENTLFFAWKGKRQDGHRYIQSLYEKGVRAFFTEKKVDVNEYPDAVFLSSENIIDSLQKIAAHYRQQFNFPVIAITGSNGKTIVKEWLNFILSSFYTISRSPASYNSQTGVPLSVLKTNNTHNLGIFEAGISQTGEMEKLENILKPKIGVLTNIGSAHDSGFKSLKEKAAEKMQLFKGSETFIYCSDYAVIEETPFLKNFRGSVIDWSMQRKGAYFAEIKKIPNNQLKISAAAHDDKIEVVIPFCDAASAENAIHTLYVCYTLGLWNEKKLKELFSALPQLKMRLEIREGKNNNVLIDDSYNNDLTALLIALDYAKSQRQKQLHTLILSDLTEDSQKPEIVYKEILRVLEAKEIDKFIAIGDKWSTFLKKHTEKYPFKVSVFQEVQSFLQSAEANAINDSCVLIKGARKYQFEKITSFFQKQVHRTRLEINLDNLAHNLNYFQTLVPADTKLMVMVKALGYGSGAEEISSFLEWQGIHYLAVAYTDEGINLKKQNIKLPIMVMSPDYDALESVIAYRLEPELYSFEVLNEFEKKLEDMLVYEDIPLPYPVHIKIDTGMHRLGFMPEETEKLSKRIQKKKLLKIQSVFSHLSAADNPEKKEFTRTQLSVFENACADIRKTYPHPFLMHILNSSGISFYPEKAYDMVRLGIGLYGFDSNELHYKNLKNVHALKTSVLQVKNLKKDSSIGYTGENYLRKDSKIATIAIGYADGFNRLLGNGNWQVLIKNQFCPTIGNICMDMAMVDVTNVEDVEVGDEVIVFENREAILKMASQNHTIPYEVLTSLSPRIKRVYLKE, translated from the coding sequence TTGGATTTCTTGATTACTAATGAAAAAATATTGGAGAATTTTACGATAAAAGAAATTGCAGAGATTACTAATGCTAAAACCTTTGGTTACAGTCATAATAGGGTGATTCAAAGCTTTTTAACGGATAGCAGACAACTGACAGATCCGGAAAACACTCTATTTTTTGCATGGAAAGGGAAACGACAGGACGGACACAGATATATTCAGTCTTTGTATGAAAAAGGAGTAAGAGCTTTTTTTACTGAGAAAAAAGTTGATGTAAATGAATATCCCGATGCTGTTTTTCTTAGTTCTGAAAATATTATTGATTCTCTTCAAAAAATAGCGGCTCACTATAGACAACAGTTTAATTTTCCGGTAATCGCCATAACCGGAAGCAATGGAAAAACGATAGTAAAGGAATGGCTGAACTTTATTTTATCTTCTTTTTATACAATCAGTCGCAGTCCGGCAAGCTACAATTCTCAAACCGGAGTTCCTCTGTCTGTTTTAAAGACAAACAATACACATAATTTGGGGATTTTTGAAGCCGGAATATCTCAAACAGGCGAGATGGAAAAGCTTGAAAATATTCTAAAACCCAAGATTGGTGTTTTGACAAATATTGGAAGTGCCCATGATAGCGGCTTTAAATCATTAAAGGAAAAAGCTGCCGAAAAAATGCAGCTTTTTAAAGGATCAGAGACATTTATTTATTGTAGTGATTATGCTGTAATTGAAGAAACTCCTTTTCTAAAGAATTTTAGAGGAAGCGTTATTGATTGGTCTATGCAGAGAAAAGGAGCATATTTTGCTGAGATTAAAAAAATACCCAATAATCAATTAAAAATTTCTGCTGCGGCCCATGATGATAAAATTGAGGTCGTAATTCCGTTTTGTGATGCAGCCTCAGCTGAAAATGCAATACATACATTATATGTGTGCTATACACTCGGTTTGTGGAATGAAAAAAAGTTAAAAGAGCTTTTTTCAGCCTTACCGCAGTTAAAAATGCGTCTGGAAATTAGGGAGGGCAAGAACAATAATGTTTTGATAGATGACAGTTACAATAATGATTTAACGGCTTTGCTGATAGCACTGGATTATGCTAAAAGTCAACGTCAAAAACAGTTACACACTCTGATACTATCTGACCTGACAGAGGACAGTCAAAAACCGGAGATAGTTTATAAAGAAATACTGAGGGTTTTAGAAGCTAAGGAGATTGATAAGTTTATTGCAATAGGCGATAAATGGAGTACATTTTTAAAAAAACATACCGAAAAGTACCCATTTAAAGTAAGTGTTTTTCAAGAGGTACAAAGTTTTTTGCAATCGGCAGAAGCAAATGCAATAAATGATAGCTGTGTCTTGATAAAAGGAGCCCGCAAATATCAATTTGAAAAAATCACTTCTTTTTTCCAAAAACAAGTACACCGGACCAGATTAGAAATAAATCTGGATAATTTGGCTCATAACCTGAATTATTTTCAAACGCTGGTTCCTGCTGATACAAAATTAATGGTGATGGTTAAGGCATTGGGATATGGAAGTGGAGCAGAAGAGATTTCTTCATTTTTAGAGTGGCAGGGAATTCACTATCTCGCTGTAGCATATACAGATGAGGGGATAAATTTAAAAAAACAAAACATAAAACTGCCGATAATGGTTATGAGCCCGGATTATGATGCTTTGGAAAGTGTCATTGCTTATCGCCTGGAACCTGAATTGTATAGCTTTGAAGTTCTCAATGAATTTGAAAAAAAATTGGAAGATATGCTGGTATACGAAGATATTCCACTTCCATACCCTGTGCATATAAAAATTGATACCGGAATGCACCGGCTTGGTTTTATGCCTGAGGAAACAGAAAAATTGAGCAAAAGAATTCAGAAAAAAAAGCTTTTGAAAATTCAATCGGTTTTTAGCCATCTCTCGGCAGCTGACAATCCGGAAAAAAAAGAATTTACAAGGACACAATTAAGTGTTTTTGAGAATGCGTGTGCAGATATCCGAAAAACCTATCCACACCCGTTTTTAATGCACATTTTAAACTCTTCGGGTATATCTTTTTATCCTGAAAAGGCCTATGATATGGTTCGCTTAGGAATTGGGTTATATGGTTTTGACAGCAATGAATTACACTACAAAAACTTAAAAAATGTACATGCTTTAAAAACTTCCGTTTTGCAGGTCAAAAACTTAAAAAAAGATAGTTCAATTGGTTACACAGGGGAGAATTATTTGAGAAAAGACAGTAAAATAGCGACTATCGCAATTGGTTATGCCGATGGATTTAACCGATTATTGGGGAATGGCAACTGGCAGGTTTTAATCAAAAATCAGTTTTGTCCAACTATTGGTAACATTTGTATGGACATGGCAATGGTAGATGTTACAAATGTTGAAGATGTGGAAGTTGGTGACGAAGTGATTGTTTTTGAAAATAGAGAAGCCATCTTAAAGATGGCTTCCCAAAATCATACTATACCTTATGAAGTATTAACTTCTTTATCTCCAAGGATAAAAAGGGTATATTTAAAAGAATAA
- a CDS encoding (2Fe-2S)-binding protein codes for MKNVVWNDIKDPSISQLKEFELKKVYIHGKELCIGKMKGEFFAVDNKCPHAGGPFDKGFCTSSGFLVCPLHSYKFNVKTSLCSGDSFYRLKKYPVRQLGESLQVGFLDY; via the coding sequence ATGAAAAATGTAGTTTGGAACGATATAAAGGATCCTTCTATATCTCAATTGAAAGAATTTGAACTAAAAAAAGTTTATATTCATGGAAAAGAACTTTGCATTGGCAAAATGAAAGGGGAATTTTTTGCAGTAGATAATAAATGTCCGCATGCCGGAGGGCCTTTTGATAAAGGATTCTGTACTTCTTCCGGATTTTTAGTTTGCCCATTGCATTCTTATAAGTTTAATGTAAAAACAAGCCTATGTTCAGGTGATAGCTTTTATAGATTAAAGAAGTATCCGGTGAGGCAGTTAGGAGAAAGTTTGCAGGTTGGATTTCTTGATTACTAA